In Cryomorphaceae bacterium, the DNA window ATTGTCACAGGAGGTGCCGTGATTCAAACATCACAGTTCACAGGCTTGCTTGACATATTTTCTCAGCGGCCAGGAATCAGCAATCAGGCGCAAAGCAACATACAACTGCTCCAGCAAACCATGGCCGCTGCTGCCAATGTTGTTTATGATCCAGAAAAATTGGAGTGGCGCAATACTGTAACTGACAAAGCCATGGGAAAGTCTGACTGGGACAAGCTCTTTACAGGCGTAGGCTCTTTTCTCAATTCTGGCGTGGACTATCTGAACCCCACTGCCAAGGCTTCATCACCCAGAACTTCAGTAGTAGGTTCTATGACTGCCACCGGAACCGCTACATTAAATTCAGAGACAGGCGATTTCGTTTATTGGGGTGTGCCTGGTACGAAATGGACAAACACACTGGAAGAGGTGATTACAAACACTCCTGCTAATGAACCTGGCCCGGGAGGTCTATTGCCCGAAGTTCCATTATACAATAACCCCCTTGGTACTTTTGCCCTGCTTAAAACACCCACGCTGAAAGTGAAGAGCATAAGCCATAACCTCAAGATATGGTACACGCATCCCTACCCAGAACATGAGTGCTCCACGAACCTCTTTACTGAGCTCAAGTTCTTTTTTGATTCGGAATATTTCAAATACTATTTTAACCCGATTCTAAATCTTAATTTAGACAAAACGGAGATCTTGGCATCTATCGTGGTAAAGACAAAAGCTGCCCATGTAAGTAATCCATTCATCAATCCCATTTGTTGTGAACCCCTGTCTACTATAAATTCGACAGATGCCTTGGAATCAAACTATTATATTGTGTGTGGCTCCACGGAAGAAATAGACGTCGCACGTAGTCTAAGCGAAGGGATCAATGTTTTACGCGGTGCTGAACAGTCTGAAGTATATACCAGCCCGGTTCCAATCGATTACATCAACGATATGTTGGGCAGCGTTTTAATCAATGGTTCGGCCAACTTAAACCATTATGATTTCTTTATCAGGTTTACCTTGAAAATGTCCAGTTTCAACATTGGAAAGAATTCTGAGCCCGTTAGAAACACTCAAATAATAACCTTTCCTGTGAACGCACAAGTATCCAACGGACAGATACCAGTAGAGGAAGTGGATTTGGTCAACAACTGGGTGCATGACTACCTTGGTGGCCCTTCATACATTTCCGAAATAAGCGGCAGTAATTACTTTCCGGAGTATATTTCAATTTCTGGAGTTCTGGCCTCTTCTGCTGGTGAACCTGCTGAATTACTTTCGTCAAGTGTTATACACCTACAAGAAGGCGCAAACTTACAGCCC includes these proteins:
- a CDS encoding T9SS C-terminal target domain-containing protein yields the protein MKTFIIYLMAAIAAISTGRLYAQECPQEVSTDPRNPSNPDRPELENTFFWFPHNGNNHNNFDMRIAGGIHYPSMASPFWNLTSLQVGSLVNLENSDFWPEDGWELLKVNFGYLNDGTQREILPSMPYMALYNKYTGTMRFLGMWPNASDSWQIIRFTVSLPKKKLTQDNNGADIDATNLLSIQGDAAQPLDQQTDENVYEIIAEYPGISNASFFFWFDMPVAYDPCVCYNDVAITLEASVESTWNLTIKGMLDAQVLQQGVPTAQNHSALVAKRIIGAAGATAAAIVTGGAVIQTSQFTGLLDIFSQRPGISNQAQSNIQLLQQTMAAAANVVYDPEKLEWRNTVTDKAMGKSDWDKLFTGVGSFLNSGVDYLNPTAKASSPRTSVVGSMTATGTATLNSETGDFVYWGVPGTKWTNTLEEVITNTPANEPGPGGLLPEVPLYNNPLGTFALLKTPTLKVKSISHNLKIWYTHPYPEHECSTNLFTELKFFFDSEYFKYYFNPILNLNLDKTEILASIVVKTKAAHVSNPFINPICCEPLSTINSTDALESNYYIVCGSTEEIDVARSLSEGINVLRGAEQSEVYTSPVPIDYINDMLGSVLINGSANLNHYDFFIRFTLKMSSFNIGKNSEPVRNTQIITFPVNAQVSNGQIPVEEVDLVNNWVHDYLGGPSYISEISGSNYFPEYISISGVLASSAGEPAELLSSSVIHLQEGANLQPDLRLAIALPLAGTHPQEPFSSNQIENFCKNQLPDLTYQANDFSAKAFDVPSPSYELLEPYLNYPLGLNARIFIYPNPVRSELTVRTDGAGIDRLTIFDMATRPVMQASPGGASLYRMDISGLAQGLYIVRAECGGEVHSEKLVVAR